Within Runella rosea, the genomic segment ATTGCCCACGATGTGACATCGGAAGCTGATTGGAAAAAAGTGGCCGACAAAGCCGTTGAATTATACGGAAAAATTGATATTTTAGTCAACAACGCGGGCGTCTATCCCGCAGGAGCAACTACCGATAATACCGACAAAGCCAGTTGGGACAAAATCATTGCTATCAATCTCACGGGGCCTTTTCTGGGCGTGAAAGCAGTGGTACCAGCCATGAAACAAAACGGCGGCGGGAGTATCGTAAACGTGGCATCCATTGCGGGAAACGTGGGCGGTAACGGGCCCGCCTATACGGCATCCAAAGGTGGGCTTCGGTTGTTGACCAAAGATATGGCCGTTGAATACGCCAAAGACAACATTCGCGTTAATTCCCTGCATCCAGGCGGTGTACTGACCCCCATGACCGATTTCTTTA encodes:
- a CDS encoding SDR family NAD(P)-dependent oxidoreductase — its product is MSRLQNKVAIITGAAGGMGESEAKLFAEEGAKVLATDVQFEKMQQWVSEAQKAGLAIECIAHDVTSEADWKKVADKAVELYGKIDILVNNAGVYPAGATTDNTDKASWDKIIAINLTGPFLGVKAVVPAMKQNGGGSIVNVASIAGNVGGNGPAYTASKGGLRLLTKDMAVEYAKDNIRVNSLHPGGVLTPMTDFFTHVPGAEDLIKTTSPQGRLADPKELAYGALFIASDESSFMTGAELVLDGGSIAR